Proteins found in one Mytilus edulis chromosome 2, xbMytEdul2.2, whole genome shotgun sequence genomic segment:
- the LOC139511690 gene encoding arylalkylamine N-acetyltransferase 1-like, whose amino-acid sequence MTENNKLRPRKQLEEALRRINDSLDFKDAHLELSSDERNGSLVTFLKEHFYSDEVLGKSLGGELDEEVAALLTEVFRENLSVLLISDITGEIIATRSMCLARKGEKADWSKSKNRNWIIIMDFLGHKYDEMDVFKRYNADIVVAFVALATHKDHRAQGIASKVMKATLLFCKELGLSPVCIKGEGTSNYSQRIYEKFGFETIHTLPYDDYKIDGEIVFSNTGENKSTKCYVKQL is encoded by the exons ATGACGGAAAATAATAAACTCAGACCTAGGAAACAACTGGAAGAG gcTTTACGACGAATAAACGACTCTTTAGATTTCAAAGATGCACATTTAGAATTATCCTCAGATGAACGAAATGGCAGTCTTGTAACTTTCcttaaagaacatttttattccGATGAAGTTTTAGGTAAATCTTTAGGGGGAGAGTTAGATGAAGAAGTTGCTGCATTATTAACAGAAGTTTTTCGTGAAAACCTCTCTGTTTTACTGATATCAGACATAACCGGAGAAATAATAGCCACTAGGTCAATGTGTTTAGCCAGGAAAGGAGAAAAGGCAGATTGGTCAAAATCGAAAAATCGTAATTGGATTATAATTATGGACTTTTTGGGCCATAAATACGATGAGATGGACGTATTTAAACGATATAACGCAGATATAGTAGTGGCATTTGTTGCTCTTGCAACCCATAAAGATCACAGGGCACAGGGAATAGCTTCTAAAGTAATGAAAGCCACTCTTCTATTTTGTAAAGAACTAGGGTTAAGTCCAGTTTGCATAAAAGGTGAAGGCACTTCGAATTATTCCCAGAGAATTTATGAAAAGTTTGGATTTGAGACCATTCACACCTTACCATATGATGACTACAAAATAGATGGCGAAATCGTGTTTAGTAATACGGGTGAAAACAAGTCAACTAAGTGTTATGTAAAACAACTTTGA
- the LOC139510761 gene encoding neuronal acetylcholine receptor subunit beta-3-like, whose amino-acid sequence MALQGLEYKTQILTASVFWIFTWKDEIFRWDHYLEYKNISRLTVKASDVWVPEVYIVNDVRKMPIRNTGDNEEYVIVKSNGYMTWFPAKELQTSCAVDVSKYPFDTQACTIRMEAWYHDNKSFVLNTIGSGIETSDAHFVENGEWDILNLSAYPFQYQDYADNSSAYSVSYCNGNYERKRLLRQNLSKRYNPELLPILDSHQPLQVNAKLYVMALQGLDDKSQFLTASVFWYFTWKDEIFRWDHNIEYKNISRLTVKVSDVWVPEIYIVNDVRDMPIRSSGSNKEYVIVRSNGNMTWFPAKELQTSCGVDVSKYPFDTQECSIKMEAWYHDNTSFVLNTIGSGIDMSEVHFVQNGEWDILNLSAYPFQYQDYADNSSAYSCIHYTLILKRRSSYHLITTAFPFVILMAINLLVVVIPTECGEKLGFCMSQFLTMIVFLTLIGQNMPSSSLTISYLTFLISLQILVSGITILIVAISIYLQTRSIEDRPSFVVRIIFSPLRYFKQNYFKKSFTPSQDSIHEDFITWLDIDKKLNCGLNILLLLNVIGTVSVFVFVIN is encoded by the exons ATGGCGCTACAAGGACTTGAATATAAAACACAAATTCTGACAGCATCAGTTTTCTGGATATTTACATGGAAAGATGAAATATTCAGATGGGATCATTACTTGGAATATAAGAACATATCAAGGCTTACAGTTAAAGCCAGTGATGTATGGGTTCCCGAAGTATATATCGTAAATGATGTGAGAAAAATGCCAATTAGAAATACTGGAGATAATGAGGAGTATGTGATTGTCAAATCAAACGGTTACATGACATGGTTTCCAGCAAAAGAATTACAGACTTCATGTGCAGTAGATGTTTCAAAATACCCGTTCGATACACAGGCATGCACAATCCGAATGGAGGCCTGGTATCATGACAACAAAAGTTTTGTTCTTAACACAATTGGATCTGGTATTGAAACATCGGACGcccattttgttgaaaatggaGAATGGGACATTCTTAATTTATCAGCATATCCATTCCAGTACCAGGATTATGCTGATAATTCGTCCGCTTATTCAG ttagtTATTGTAATGGGAACTACGAAAGAAAACGATTACTAAGACAGAATTTATCTAAACGATACAACCCTGAACTGCTTCCGATTCTCGACTCTCATCAGCCATTACAGGTAAATGCCAAACTATACGTAATGGCGTTACAAGGGCTTGACGATAAATCACAATTTTTGACGGCTTCGGTTTTCTGGTACTTTACATGGAAAGATGAAATATTCAGATGGGACCATAACATCGAATATAAGAACATATCAAGACTGACAGTTAAAGTCAGCGATGTATGGGTTCCcgaaatatatattgtaaatgatGTACGGGACATGCCAATTAGGAGTTCGGGATCTAATAAAGAGTATGTGATTGTCAGATCAAACGGTAACATGACATGGTTTCCAGCAAAAGAATTGCAAACTTCATGCGGAGTCGATGTTTCAAAATATCCGTTTGATACACAGGAATGTAGCATCAAAATGGAGGCCTGGTATCATGATAACACGAGTTTTGTTCTTAACACAATTGGATCAGGAATAGATATGTCGGAAGTCCATTTTGTTCAAAATGGAGAGTGGGACATTCTTAATTTATCAGCCTATCCGTTCCAGTATCAGGATTATGCAGACAATTCGTCCGCTTATTCATGTATACATTATACACTAATTTTGAAAAGACGATCTTCTTACCATTTAATTACAACAGCATTTCCATTTGTAATTTTGATGGCAATTAATTTGTTGGTTGTCGTCATTCCAACAGAATGTGGCGAAAAACTTGGATTCTGTATGTCACAGTTTTTGACAATGATTGTGTTTCTTACCTTGATAGGTCAAAACATGCCTTCTTCGTCATTGACGATATCGTACCTCACATTTCTCATTAGTTTGCAGATTCTGGTAAGCGGAATTACAATTTTAATAGTTGCAATAAGTATTTATTTACAAACCAGAAGCATAGAAGATAGACCTTCATTCGTAGTAAGAATAATCTTTAGTCCACTGAGATATTTCAAGCAGAACTATTTTAAGAAGAGTTTCACACCATCTCAGGATTCTATACATGAAGACTTTATCACATGGCTTGACATTGACAAAAAACTTAACTGTGGtttgaatattttacttttactgaatgTGATCGGTACTGTCTCCGTATTTGTATTTGTGATTAATTAA